One genomic region from Streptomyces sp. Li-HN-5-11 encodes:
- a CDS encoding thiolase family protein, whose translation MTAPPVWIAGVGMTPFGVRREASVKDLTRDAVTEALADAGARPGDVDAAYFGNTCQSVLEGQLVVPGQMALRSMGFERIPVVNVENACATGATALHQAVLHVRSGAADVVLAVGVEKTNVDDKHAMLALFDGGVDVHDPDGVRAVLRELGGDAPGADAAPRSMFMDIYAALARSHMKTFGTTRRHLALIAEKNHAHAVSNPLAHFRKAMPADEILAARTVAEPLTVPMCAPLTDGAAAAVVCNEAGRSRLAASRHIRVLATVLGTGTVRPLTDWEHSVSRLAAQAAYEQAGVGPEDVSVAEVHDASAFGELLQTELLGFCEIGAGGALAASGATTLGGRLPVNPSGGLESKGHPMGASGLAQIHELVRQLRGDSGPRQIPGARIALAENGGGMYGGEEAVAAITLLSA comes from the coding sequence GTGACCGCGCCACCGGTGTGGATCGCCGGCGTCGGCATGACCCCGTTCGGGGTCCGCCGCGAGGCCTCCGTCAAGGACCTGACCAGGGACGCCGTCACCGAGGCGCTGGCGGACGCGGGCGCGCGGCCGGGCGACGTGGACGCGGCGTACTTCGGCAACACCTGCCAGTCGGTGCTGGAGGGCCAGCTGGTCGTGCCCGGCCAGATGGCGCTGCGGAGCATGGGCTTCGAGCGGATCCCCGTGGTCAACGTCGAGAACGCGTGCGCGACCGGAGCGACGGCCCTGCACCAGGCGGTCCTGCACGTCAGGTCCGGGGCCGCCGACGTGGTGCTGGCGGTCGGCGTGGAGAAGACGAACGTCGACGACAAGCACGCGATGCTCGCCCTGTTCGACGGCGGTGTGGACGTCCACGACCCCGACGGCGTACGGGCGGTGCTCCGCGAGCTCGGCGGCGACGCCCCCGGCGCCGACGCCGCGCCGCGCAGCATGTTCATGGACATCTACGCGGCGCTCGCCCGCTCCCACATGAAGACGTTCGGCACCACACGGCGGCACCTCGCGCTGATCGCGGAGAAGAACCACGCGCACGCGGTGTCCAACCCGCTCGCACACTTCCGCAAGGCCATGCCGGCCGACGAGATCCTCGCGGCCCGCACGGTCGCGGAACCCCTGACGGTCCCGATGTGCGCGCCCCTCACCGACGGCGCCGCGGCGGCGGTCGTCTGCAACGAGGCGGGCCGCAGCCGTCTCGCCGCGAGCAGGCACATCCGCGTCCTGGCCACGGTCCTCGGCACCGGCACGGTGCGCCCGCTCACCGACTGGGAGCACTCGGTCAGCAGGCTCGCGGCCCAGGCGGCGTACGAGCAGGCCGGGGTCGGGCCCGAGGACGTCTCGGTCGCCGAGGTCCACGACGCGTCGGCGTTCGGAGAGCTGCTGCAGACGGAACTGCTTGGCTTCTGCGAGATCGGGGCCGGCGGCGCGCTCGCCGCGTCCGGCGCCACCACCCTGGGCGGGCGCCTCCCCGTCAACCCGTCGGGCGGCCTGGAGTCCAAGGGCCACCCCATGGGCGCCTCCGGCCTGGCGCAGATCCACGAACTGGTGCGGCAGCTCCGCGGTGACAGCGGCCCCCGCCAGATCCCCGGCGCGCGGATCGCGCTGGCGGAGAACGGGGGCGGCATGTACGGCGGCGAGGAAGCCGTGGCCGCGATCACCCTCCTGAGTGCGTGA
- a CDS encoding acyl-CoA dehydrogenase family protein — translation MTQHSDQNVSAAARPGLPHVELTGFEPPLGEDERAVQQAMHRFAREVMRPAGIAIDRLSAEEVVAPDSPYWQFLKTAAASGIEFDAMVDGVPPQALARLQAVVVEELGWGDAGLAVSLGAGAFPGLTAARSGHQELVDLCEGRLGCWIGTQPDRGSDGLSLYPAERHAAARQGNKGNLTARVSGGEIVISGQSSAWVSNGPVAQVGLLTIAADYGEGFFDEEGHPRGVEVVVPLDLPGVSRGRPLEKLGKRALPQGEVYFDDVRVPARFALSLGDDYWPGHASTWSSAGVAMGQIMTGLARAAFEYALEYCHQRRQGGALLADHQLVQYRLGTMARKVETMRALSRRATDYTFLSPKKHPYYTAGSKAACTDLAFEVADEALQLFGGNGLTREYPMEKLFRDARAARIEDGENHLLTMKFGHLTALLHRAGWARP, via the coding sequence ATGACACAGCACAGCGACCAGAACGTCTCCGCGGCGGCACGGCCGGGCCTGCCGCACGTGGAGCTGACCGGCTTCGAGCCGCCGCTCGGCGAGGACGAACGCGCGGTCCAGCAGGCGATGCACCGGTTCGCCCGGGAGGTGATGCGACCGGCGGGAATCGCCATCGACAGGCTGAGCGCCGAAGAGGTCGTCGCCCCGGACTCCCCGTACTGGCAGTTCCTGAAGACCGCGGCGGCCTCCGGCATCGAGTTCGACGCCATGGTCGACGGGGTGCCTCCCCAGGCCCTGGCTCGTCTGCAGGCCGTCGTCGTCGAGGAACTCGGCTGGGGCGACGCCGGCCTGGCCGTCTCCCTGGGGGCCGGAGCCTTCCCCGGACTGACGGCGGCGCGGTCGGGCCATCAGGAGCTGGTCGACCTGTGCGAGGGCAGGCTCGGCTGCTGGATCGGCACGCAGCCCGACCGCGGCTCCGACGGGCTCAGCCTGTACCCGGCGGAGCGGCACGCCGCCGCCCGCCAGGGCAACAAGGGGAACCTGACCGCCAGGGTGTCGGGCGGCGAGATCGTGATCAGCGGCCAGAGTTCGGCATGGGTGTCCAACGGCCCGGTCGCCCAGGTCGGCCTCCTCACGATCGCCGCCGACTACGGCGAGGGGTTCTTCGACGAGGAGGGGCACCCGCGCGGCGTGGAGGTCGTCGTGCCGCTCGACCTTCCGGGAGTCAGCCGCGGCAGGCCCCTGGAGAAGCTGGGCAAGCGGGCCCTGCCGCAGGGCGAGGTGTACTTCGACGACGTCAGGGTGCCCGCCCGGTTCGCCCTCTCGCTCGGCGACGACTACTGGCCCGGACACGCCTCGACCTGGTCCTCGGCGGGCGTCGCCATGGGTCAGATCATGACCGGCCTGGCCCGGGCGGCCTTCGAGTACGCGCTGGAGTACTGCCACCAGCGGCGGCAGGGCGGCGCACTGCTCGCCGACCACCAGCTGGTGCAGTACCGGCTGGGCACCATGGCGCGGAAGGTGGAGACCATGCGCGCCCTCTCGCGGCGGGCCACCGACTACACCTTCCTGTCGCCGAAGAAGCACCCCTACTACACGGCCGGATCGAAGGCGGCCTGCACGGACCTCGCCTTCGAGGTGGCCGACGAGGCCCTGCAGCTGTTCGGCGGCAACGGGCTCACCCGCGAGTACCCGATGGAGAAGCTCTTCCGCGACGCCCGCGCGGCCCGCATCGAGGACGGCGAGAACCACCTGCTGACCATGAAGTTCGGCCATCTCACCGCTCTGCTGCACCGCGCCGGCTGGGCACGGCCGTGA
- a CDS encoding enoyl-CoA hydratase/isomerase family protein translates to MNMNYRTLALRREGRILHVDFDNAPLNLMTIEMAGELFDLAGQLVFDHETSVVVLGSANPEFFIAHFDLHDMFRAMNDPDVPQSKYDDINVIQALTTMWEALPQVTIGLVDGVCRGAGLEFLLATHMRFATPESRFCFPEASGGFLPTGGGTTRLALQIGPARAREVILSSRDFDGEEAAAYGIVNRALPADDICAYVDDLAQRLAARSAGSVAAVNEVFAKVYNSAVDAQFSGFGVENHAMRTLLAVPEVQEYLHRLAGHQDVEHELDLPATIAAHDGLTAAK, encoded by the coding sequence ATGAACATGAACTACAGGACGCTCGCCCTCCGGCGCGAGGGCCGTATTCTCCACGTCGACTTCGACAACGCACCGCTGAACCTGATGACGATCGAGATGGCGGGGGAGCTGTTCGACCTGGCCGGGCAGCTCGTGTTCGACCACGAGACCTCGGTCGTGGTCCTCGGCAGTGCCAACCCGGAGTTCTTCATCGCCCACTTCGACCTGCACGACATGTTCCGGGCGATGAACGACCCGGACGTGCCGCAGAGCAAGTACGACGACATCAACGTCATCCAGGCCCTCACCACCATGTGGGAGGCGCTGCCGCAGGTGACCATCGGCCTGGTCGACGGCGTCTGCCGCGGCGCCGGACTGGAGTTCCTGCTCGCCACCCACATGCGCTTCGCCACGCCGGAGAGCCGCTTCTGCTTCCCCGAGGCGAGCGGCGGATTCCTCCCCACCGGGGGCGGCACCACCCGCCTGGCCCTGCAGATCGGCCCCGCGCGTGCCCGCGAGGTCATCCTGTCCTCCCGCGACTTCGACGGAGAGGAGGCGGCCGCCTACGGCATCGTCAACCGCGCGCTGCCCGCCGACGACATCTGCGCCTACGTCGACGACCTCGCGCAGCGGCTCGCCGCCCGCTCCGCCGGCTCCGTGGCGGCCGTGAACGAGGTGTTCGCCAAGGTCTACAACAGCGCGGTCGACGCCCAGTTCTCCGGTTTCGGCGTCGAGAACCACGCCATGCGCACCCTGCTCGCGGTCCCCGAGGTCCAGGAATACCTGCACAGACTGGCCGGCCATCAGGACGTCGAGCACGAGCTGGACCTGCCCGCGACCATCGCGGCACACGACGGCCTCACGGCGGCGAAGTGA
- a CDS encoding SpoIIE family protein phosphatase, which produces MELAFYQHPAAFAVYDTETRVQQLNHESARISDCREDEVRGRRLAEYFAGPVYEEVEQRMRRVLRTGKREYIEPYVQTPGEPKAHAWALVIYPLRDPADVVRGVAVSAYDFSQQYDSRQRLALLSEARTRIGTSLDLSGTARELAEVAVPRFADVVSVDLLDSVFQGDLPAPVLSGDLPAPVLCGAVPLRRAALRSTSGMSWEHPAPGEISRHSASSPVIRCLATGRAELHDVTAPEIVRWFADDPAQAVQARACGVQSLIAVPVRVRDAVLGAVLFLRCAAFREPFAPDDLTVTEDLVARAAVCLDNARRFTRERGIALALQRSLLPRGPTVHPAVESAARYVPAGVGVQAGGDWFDVIPLPGARVGLVVGDVVGHGINASATMGRLRTAVRTLADLDLPPDELLTHLDDIVSHAEGRQDSDATGEIPGDIGATCLYVVYDPVSGTCSLSRAGHPAPVLVRPDGTSTVVDLPTGPPLGLGSLPFEAAEVRVPEGSLLALFTDGLLASRDRDAGEGLGALRRALAEPASSLEALCDTVVNTLAPEPPADDIALLLTRTRILGEDRVASWEVPADPAVVAETRRRAHDRLVVWGLEEAGFIAELVVSELVTNAIRYADGPIHLRMIKDEVLIWEVSDGSSTSPHLRRARVFDEGGRGLFLVAELTRRWGTRYSRTGKTIWAEQLLSTR; this is translated from the coding sequence GTGGAGTTGGCCTTCTACCAGCATCCCGCCGCCTTCGCGGTGTACGACACCGAGACCCGGGTGCAGCAGCTGAACCATGAGTCGGCCCGGATCTCCGACTGTCGCGAGGACGAGGTCCGTGGGCGTCGCCTCGCCGAGTACTTCGCAGGGCCGGTGTACGAGGAGGTCGAGCAGCGGATGCGCCGGGTGCTCCGGACCGGGAAGCGGGAGTACATCGAGCCGTACGTCCAGACGCCGGGCGAGCCGAAGGCGCACGCCTGGGCTCTGGTCATCTACCCGCTCAGGGACCCGGCCGACGTGGTACGCGGAGTGGCCGTGTCGGCGTACGACTTCTCCCAGCAGTACGACTCCCGGCAGCGGCTGGCGCTGCTGAGCGAGGCCCGGACCCGCATCGGCACCAGCCTGGACCTGTCGGGCACCGCTCGCGAGCTCGCCGAGGTCGCCGTGCCCCGCTTCGCCGATGTCGTCAGCGTCGACCTGCTGGACTCCGTCTTCCAGGGCGACCTGCCCGCACCCGTCCTCTCCGGCGACCTGCCCGCACCCGTCCTCTGCGGTGCCGTCCCCCTGCGCCGGGCGGCGCTCCGGTCGACGTCCGGGATGTCCTGGGAACATCCGGCCCCGGGCGAGATCAGCCGCCACTCTGCCTCCTCGCCCGTCATCCGGTGCCTGGCCACCGGCCGGGCGGAACTGCACGACGTCACCGCCCCCGAGATCGTGCGCTGGTTCGCCGACGACCCCGCCCAGGCGGTGCAGGCCCGCGCGTGCGGGGTGCAATCGCTGATCGCGGTGCCCGTCCGCGTCCGCGACGCCGTCCTGGGGGCGGTCCTCTTCCTCAGGTGTGCGGCATTCCGTGAGCCGTTCGCCCCCGACGATCTCACCGTCACCGAGGACCTGGTCGCGCGGGCCGCGGTCTGCCTGGACAACGCCCGCCGGTTCACCCGCGAACGCGGCATCGCCCTGGCGCTGCAGCGCTCGCTGCTCCCCCGGGGCCCGACCGTACATCCGGCCGTGGAGTCGGCTGCCCGCTACGTGCCCGCGGGCGTCGGCGTCCAGGCGGGCGGGGACTGGTTCGACGTGATCCCGCTGCCCGGCGCGCGGGTCGGCCTCGTCGTCGGCGACGTCGTCGGCCACGGCATCAACGCCTCGGCGACCATGGGCCGGCTCCGTACGGCGGTGCGCACCCTCGCCGACCTCGACCTGCCGCCCGACGAACTCCTCACCCACCTCGATGACATCGTCAGCCACGCCGAGGGCAGGCAGGACTCAGACGCCACCGGCGAGATCCCCGGCGACATCGGTGCCACGTGCCTGTACGTCGTCTACGACCCGGTCTCCGGCACCTGCTCCCTGTCCCGGGCCGGCCACCCCGCCCCGGTACTCGTCCGCCCGGACGGCACCAGCACAGTCGTCGACCTGCCGACCGGTCCTCCGCTGGGCCTGGGCAGCCTGCCGTTCGAGGCGGCCGAGGTCCGCGTGCCCGAAGGGAGCCTGCTCGCGCTCTTCACCGACGGCCTTCTCGCAAGCCGCGACCGCGACGCCGGCGAAGGGCTCGGCGCACTGCGCCGTGCTCTCGCCGAGCCTGCCTCCTCGCTCGAAGCACTGTGCGACACCGTTGTGAACACGCTGGCACCTGAACCGCCTGCTGACGACATCGCCTTGCTCCTGACCCGCACCCGGATCCTCGGCGAGGACCGCGTCGCCTCCTGGGAGGTTCCTGCCGATCCCGCCGTCGTCGCCGAGACACGCCGGCGCGCCCACGACCGGCTCGTCGTGTGGGGGCTGGAGGAAGCCGGGTTCATCGCAGAACTGGTCGTCAGCGAGCTGGTCACCAACGCCATCCGGTACGCCGACGGCCCGATCCACCTCAGGATGATCAAGGACGAGGTGCTGATCTGGGAAGTCTCCGACGGCAGCAGCACCAGTCCGCACCTGCGCCGCGCCCGGGTCTTCGACGAGGGCGGCCGAGGCCTGTTCCTGGTGGCTGAGCTCACCCGGCGATGGGGTACGCGCTACAGCCGCACCGGCAAGACCATCTGGGCCGAGCAGCTCCTCTCCACGCGGTGA
- a CDS encoding AMP-binding protein, which produces MAVTDFFDRGWRANPDGVAFVAGERSFTYQEIGELSCRVANALLERPTGREAKGAVLAGNDPVAWACVLGLWRAGLAWVPVNPASPTEDIQRLLEGFDCEVLFCHERFLPAVEKLRPELDLLHTVVSLGDDPVTASTACAVTLDEFLRDAPPERPGHIPGPESVAGIMPTGGTTGAPKGVMNTHRGLSVSAVQQMLAAWYAEDEAVVNLVAAPMTHTAGTLTLPCTARGGTVVVMSRPDPVELLDLIEKHRVTELFLPPTVIYRLLEIPGIEKRDFSSLKYLMYGSAPMSTEKLRRAIEVFGPVLFQGYGQTEAPAAIAFLRPEDHFTDGRIADDSRLSAAGRPAPLVRVEILDESGTILSAGDTGEICLRGDLVMKGYYKAPDKTAETLVDGWLHTGDIGYLDAEGFLHITDRRKDMIISGGFNVYPSEVEQVVWRHPAVQDCAVIGVPHDDWGEAVTAVVELNPGAELTEEELIAYCRPQLGGIKTPKKVVFMDVLPRSANGKVLKKDVREPFWRGHQRRI; this is translated from the coding sequence ATGGCAGTGACCGACTTCTTCGATCGCGGCTGGCGGGCGAACCCGGACGGCGTGGCCTTCGTCGCGGGCGAGCGGTCCTTCACCTACCAGGAGATCGGCGAGCTCTCGTGCCGCGTGGCCAACGCCCTGCTGGAGCGGCCGACCGGCCGTGAGGCGAAGGGGGCGGTGCTCGCCGGGAACGATCCCGTGGCCTGGGCCTGCGTCCTGGGGCTGTGGCGGGCCGGGCTGGCCTGGGTTCCCGTCAACCCCGCCAGTCCGACCGAGGACATCCAGCGCCTGCTCGAGGGATTCGACTGCGAGGTGCTGTTCTGCCACGAGCGGTTCCTGCCGGCCGTCGAGAAACTGCGCCCCGAGCTCGACCTGCTGCACACCGTCGTCTCGCTGGGCGACGACCCCGTCACCGCGTCCACCGCGTGCGCCGTCACCCTCGACGAGTTCCTCCGGGACGCCCCACCCGAGCGCCCCGGGCACATCCCCGGCCCCGAGTCGGTGGCCGGCATCATGCCGACCGGCGGCACGACCGGCGCCCCGAAGGGTGTGATGAACACCCACCGCGGCCTGAGCGTCAGCGCCGTCCAGCAGATGCTCGCCGCTTGGTACGCGGAGGACGAGGCCGTCGTGAACCTCGTCGCCGCTCCGATGACGCACACCGCGGGCACCCTCACCCTGCCGTGCACGGCGCGCGGCGGGACGGTCGTGGTGATGAGCCGGCCCGACCCGGTGGAACTGCTCGACCTCATCGAGAAGCACCGCGTGACCGAGCTCTTCCTCCCCCCGACCGTGATCTACCGGCTGCTGGAGATCCCCGGCATCGAGAAGCGGGACTTCTCCTCGCTGAAGTACCTCATGTACGGCTCCGCGCCCATGTCGACGGAGAAGCTGCGCCGGGCCATCGAGGTGTTCGGACCCGTGCTGTTCCAGGGCTACGGGCAGACGGAGGCGCCGGCCGCGATCGCCTTCCTGCGACCGGAGGACCACTTCACCGACGGACGGATCGCCGACGACTCCCGCCTGTCGGCGGCCGGCAGGCCCGCCCCGCTGGTGCGCGTGGAGATCCTCGACGAGAGCGGCACGATCCTCTCCGCCGGTGACACGGGCGAGATCTGCCTGCGCGGCGACCTGGTCATGAAGGGCTATTACAAAGCCCCCGACAAGACCGCGGAGACCCTCGTCGACGGCTGGCTGCACACCGGGGACATCGGGTACCTGGACGCCGAGGGCTTCCTGCACATCACCGACCGCAGGAAGGACATGATCATCTCGGGTGGCTTCAACGTCTACCCGAGCGAGGTCGAGCAGGTCGTCTGGCGCCACCCGGCCGTGCAGGACTGCGCCGTCATCGGCGTCCCGCACGACGACTGGGGCGAGGCCGTCACCGCCGTGGTCGAGCTCAACCCCGGGGCGGAGCTGACCGAGGAGGAACTCATCGCCTACTGCCGGCCGCAGCTCGGCGGCATCAAGACCCCCAAGAAGGTCGTCTTCATGGACGTGCTGCCGCGCAGCGCCAACGGAAAGGTGCTGAAGAAGGACGTCCGGGAGCCCTTCTGGCGCGGCCACCAGCGAAGGATCTAG